The proteins below are encoded in one region of Longimicrobiales bacterium:
- a CDS encoding FkbM family methyltransferase, whose protein sequence is MMAVGKAIRRIPVAGRIYSMARRWLRYRSDQGRREFRNFSDFVHALEHKGPGAMELETFDGLRITVRRNQWDARIVREIFVDQPYVRHVVVPGKPVVVDIGGYIGDFTLFAAKRLDASRVIVYEPTPENFEILLRNVTNNGFLERVEAVNKAVSNSPEITLNVEQKVHAEIHASAYWYEGMSQRKVAAATLAEIVEEHHLDRIDLLKIDCEGGEYDIIPDADESILRRVSNIVFEFHRFPGYEARLQRVLQRLTLSGFSLTTSGHIVSATRA, encoded by the coding sequence CTGGTCGTATCTACTCGATGGCGCGCCGCTGGTTGAGGTACAGGAGCGACCAGGGCAGACGCGAGTTCAGGAACTTCTCCGACTTCGTACACGCGCTGGAACACAAGGGCCCGGGCGCAATGGAGCTGGAAACGTTCGATGGCCTGCGCATTACGGTCCGTCGAAACCAGTGGGACGCGCGCATCGTCCGGGAAATCTTCGTGGACCAGCCGTACGTGCGTCACGTGGTCGTCCCGGGCAAACCGGTCGTGGTGGACATCGGCGGATACATCGGCGACTTCACGCTGTTTGCCGCCAAGCGGCTGGACGCCAGCCGTGTGATCGTTTACGAACCGACACCGGAGAACTTCGAGATCCTCCTGAGGAACGTCACGAACAACGGGTTCCTCGAGCGCGTCGAGGCCGTCAACAAGGCCGTCAGCAATTCGCCGGAGATCACGCTGAACGTGGAGCAGAAGGTACATGCGGAGATTCACGCGTCGGCATACTGGTACGAGGGCATGTCGCAACGAAAGGTCGCCGCAGCCACGCTTGCCGAGATCGTCGAGGAGCACCACCTCGACAGGATCGACCTGCTCAAGATCGACTGTGAAGGCGGTGAGTACGACATCATTCCGGACGCAGACGAGTCGATTCTTCGGCGGGTGTCCAACATCGTCTTCGAGTTTCACCGCTTCCCCGGATACGAGGCTCGGCTCCAACGCGTCCTGCAGCGGTTGACTCTCAGCGGCTTCAGCCTGACGACGAGCGGGCACATCGTGTCGGCGACACGCGCCTGA